Within Cyanobacteriota bacterium, the genomic segment ATTATGGGAATGACGAAACCATCATAGTGGTGGAGAGTCCGCTAGTGGCAGCTCATTATCAGCGGGAGTTTGAACGTCTGTTCGATCGAGCTATTTTAGGAGTGCCCCCTGCCATCAGGCGCAAAATTGAGAAAGACCAACAAGCCTGTCGGAATTTGCGTGCAGAATCTTCTACACTAGGAGTAATGGTAAATACTTCGTAATCTTGTTTAGAACTCATAACATCCAGATATGGCCTTCTTTCGTCAGTATGTCGCTCCGTTAATTGCTGTACTGGGCTTTTTGATAGCGCTGTTCTTCGTTAGTGCGCGTATATTTTTGCCTAGCGACATGGCAGCACCTGCACCTGTTGACACTCCTGCGCAAGTTGCAGCGCCTAGCAATTCCCAGGCTACCCTAGGTGCGCCAGAGATGTCTGCTAGTTTGTCGATGTTGATAAAGGGTGCGCTAATCGACTAAGCCTATCTAGTATGGTGGAATGGTCACTGCCTGGTTATCGCCTCAAACCTGGATCAGGGTTACACCGGGCACTGCTGGTTAAGTTTATGCAGCGTACCTATCAAGAGTTTTCACCCCATGGGGATTTCAACCACATCGCTCAAACCGTAGATTTCTATCTGTCTAAAGATACTCCCCTATGGTGGGTAGAGCCAGAATCAGCCCAGGAGTCAGGACTACCAGGCTTTACCGTTAACCCCATTGCCTGTCTGTGGCTGGGTAATTCCGTTGACCAAGTGCGGGGTGATCGCTACACCCACATCTTCTTACTCTACGTTGTGCCAGAACAGCGTCGTCGTGGCATTGGCACTGCGCTAGTGCGCTATGCTGAAGCCTGGGCACGGGAGCGAGGCGATCGTCAACTAGGACTGCAAGTGTTCCTAGCAAACCAGCCCGCCCTTAAGCTCTACCGACAACTAGGATTTCAAACCCAATCTCTATTGATGATCAAGCCTCTGTAGCGCAATCTGTAGCACCAGTTATTCCGTTGTTGAGTGTCCTATTGTTGACTGGTCTGTTAAGCCCGTAACAGCGGCCAAGTTCATTAGGATCTGATGGCTCTTACAGGTTTGTATCAGTGACTTCAGTCAGCTACGCCAAGTCCTAATACCAATTCTCCAAAAGCTAGCAACATAACCCATCAGTGCATAGAAAGGACTTGAGTTCTGACTACAGGCTATCCGTGTCCATAGTATGGAGAAGAAGTGGTACAACCCCCTTAACAATCGCTCCAAAAACAAACATTGCTGCAAGTGTTCTAGTTATCTTGTGTATTGCTATACCAGGAATTGGTGTCAGTACTATGTAGCAATAGTATCTAATCATTCAGTGTAATCTTGAACCAATGTGTATTCTAAATCACAAGTTATTCCCCGGCAGGTTATTACTAGTAATCATTAGCAATCGTTGCGATCAATTAAGAATTTAAGGAATTTTACTGATTCTTCAGGTAGGTCAGCTATGACAAAGGTGATGACCAAGAAGGGTAGGTATGAGGAATCTTCAACGGTTAGCCCAAGCAGGGCTATGGTTTCTATTGGCACTCGGAATTGTAGTGGGGTTAGCAAACTGGGCATCCCTTACTCAGAGGCAACCACAGCTCACAGCAGCA encodes:
- a CDS encoding GNAT family N-acetyltransferase; translated protein: MVEWSLPGYRLKPGSGLHRALLVKFMQRTYQEFSPHGDFNHIAQTVDFYLSKDTPLWWVEPESAQESGLPGFTVNPIACLWLGNSVDQVRGDRYTHIFLLYVVPEQRRRGIGTALVRYAEAWARERGDRQLGLQVFLANQPALKLYRQLGFQTQSLLMIKPL